The sequence ATCGAGAGACTCCTCGGTGTACCGCGGCGCGTGTCCGGCCGCCAACAGGAGCGCGTTGCGTTCCCGCAGGGGGATGTCGAGCCGGGCCGACAGCGCCTCGAGCAGGGCGGGACTCGGCCGTGACTTCCCCGTCTCGACAAAGCTCAGATGGCGAGGTGATACACCTACGTCGTAGGCCAGGTCGAGTTGGCTTATCGATCGCTGCGATCGCCACTGCCGCAACATCGTTCCCGCGTCGGCCGCCATGTCGCCCATCCTACGGCCGCACACGAACGGATCCGACTACCTCGTAGGTAGTCGGATCCGCGATGTCGTGCCGGCCGGCGGTTCCCGGCCGATACGGAAATTCAGTTCTCGTCCTGATGGGCCTTCTGTCGTTCCTTGGCCACCTTCGCCTCGCCACGCGCTTCTTCGGCTTCCGCCTCCTTGCGGGCGGCTTCGAGGTCGGCCTGTCCCTTGTCCTGCTGGGCGCGACCTTCTCGGGTCAGGTCGTCTTGCCCGGAGACCGCGCCGGCTGCCTCCTTGACCTTTCCCTTGATGTCCTCGACGGCTCCCTTGACCCCTTCGGCCGGTCCGCTGTCGCCTTGTGCCATGAAACCCTCCTCGGTCGGGATGCATATCTGTGGTGACTTCGGTCGTCACGCATCCACGGAGTTGCCAATTCCCAGCAGTTCAAACGTGGCGATGACGTCGCAGGTAGTGGACTCGGACCGCGACGCAACGCACGCTGCAGTTCATGACCTCCGAGAACTCACCGACCGTACTGATCTCCCCTGCGATGGCCGTGCCGTCGCGCTACTACCGACCTGTCGTCGACGCCTTCGGTCGCCGCGGGTGGTCTGCGACGACGATTCCGCGACGCGGGATCGGAGACGGCGCCCAACCGCCCTCGCGCGCTCTCGACTGGTCGTATGCGGATGAGACAGATGACCTCGCCGCCGCGGTTCGCTTGGTGCGCGAGACGTCCGGCGGGCCGGTGATGATCCTCGGGCACAGTCTCGGTGCCCAGTTGTGTGCGATGCTCGGCCGCCGACGCGACGACAGCGCCCCGGACCTCGTCGCCACTGTGGCCGGATCGGTCCCGTATTTCCGGCATTACCCCAAGGGCGGCGTGACGGAGTGGTGCACCGCAGCCGCGGTCCCGCTCGCCACGGCGGCCTTCGGTCACTGGCCCACACCAGGTTTCGGCGCGCCGGCGCCTCGCACGCTGATGCGGGAATGGGCCCGAATGGTCCGCACCGGGCGCACCCCGTTCGACGGCGCCGATCCGATCTCGATCCCCACGTTCGCCGTACGCCTCGCAGGCGACCGACTGGCACCCGCGGCGGCGGCCGAACACTTCGAGCGCGCCTTTGCGGCCGCCTCACGCACAACCTGGACGTATTCAGCGGGAGACTGCCCTCCGGGTGGGTCGGTGGGACATGTGCGCTGGGCCCGCACCCCGGATGCCGTTGTCGATCGCGTCGTCGACTGGTGGGTGCATCGCCTCGGCAACGAGGGCATCCGCAGTCGTCCACGACGCGGTGTCTCGATCACGGCGACGACCACACCGAGGGTGCCCGGTCCCATCATCGAGGCGTAGATCGACAACGCGCTG is a genomic window of Gordonia sp. SID5947 containing:
- a CDS encoding CsbD family protein, with amino-acid sequence MAQGDSGPAEGVKGAVEDIKGKVKEAAGAVSGQDDLTREGRAQQDKGQADLEAARKEAEAEEARGEAKVAKERQKAHQDEN
- a CDS encoding alpha/beta hydrolase produces the protein MTSENSPTVLISPAMAVPSRYYRPVVDAFGRRGWSATTIPRRGIGDGAQPPSRALDWSYADETDDLAAAVRLVRETSGGPVMILGHSLGAQLCAMLGRRRDDSAPDLVATVAGSVPYFRHYPKGGVTEWCTAAAVPLATAAFGHWPTPGFGAPAPRTLMREWARMVRTGRTPFDGADPISIPTFAVRLAGDRLAPAAAAEHFERAFAAASRTTWTYSAGDCPPGGSVGHVRWARTPDAVVDRVVDWWVHRLGNEGIRSRPRRGVSITATTTPRVPGPIIEA